In the genome of Cheilinus undulatus linkage group 6, ASM1832078v1, whole genome shotgun sequence, one region contains:
- the fbxo28 gene encoding F-box only protein 28 yields MAAVVERVDGCVGSLDSDAVSPRQSTPPPDQPHQNNPLLGLPIVAIETILNFLSYDEISLLRSVCKRMDMICQRVLNQGFLKVERYHSLCQRQVKAQLPRRESERRNHSLARHADILAAVETRLSLLNMTFMKYVDSNLCCFIPGKVIDEIYRVLRYVNSTRAPQRAHEVLQELRDISSMAMEYFDEKIVPILKKKLPGADLSGRLIGSAPVAGPSTSLTTMSLLAKNTPSRSEMTKVQQQVKVNGASMTVLRREMQEIRVKQLEQQKQLQDQEQKLLEQTQVIGEQNARLAELEHKLRELMDSSAAALGGPRPSTAVPSTSSSTAVSSTVASTSGTVLASGGLAAASLPREPEGEGASSLKRTRKSSDLPRQSKRLRSRK; encoded by the exons ATGGCGGCCGTGGTAGAAAGAGTTGATGGATGTGTTGGGTCCTTGGACTCAGACGCGGTGTCACCGAGACAGTCTACTCCTCCACCCGATCAGCCGCACCAGAACAACCCGCTGTTAGGACTACCTATCGTGGCTATTGAAACTATTCTCAATTTCCTGTCTTACGATGAAATCAGCCTGCTGCGCTCG GTGTGTAAGCGTATGGACATGATTTGCCAGCGTGTCCTAAATCAGGGCTTCCTGAAGGTGGAGCGTTACCACAGTCTGTGCCAGAGGCAAGTCAAAGCCCAGCTGCCCAG GCGAGAATCAGAGAGGAGAAACCACTCTCTGGCCCGCCATGCTGATATCCTGGCTGCCGTGGAGACACGCCTCTCTCTGCTCAATATGACTTTCATGAAATATGTTGACTCCAACCTCTGCTGCTTCATCCCAGGAAAG GTTATAGATGAGATTTACCGAGTACTACGCTACGTAAACTCCACTCGAGCCCCCCAGCGAGCTCATGAGGTTCTACAGGAGCTGAGGGACATCTCCTCCATGGCCATGGAGTATTTTGATGAGAAGATAGTCCCTATCCTGAAGAAGAAGCTGCCGGGGGCCGACCTGTCTGGTCGCCTCATTGGCTCAGCACCAG TGGCAGGACCATCTACCTCCCTGACAACCATGTCACTGCTGGCCAAGAACACGCCTTCGCGTTCTGAGATGACCAAGGTGCAGCAGCAGGTGAAGGTGAATGGGGCATCAATGACAGTATTGcggagggagatgcaggaaaTCCGTGTCAAGCAGCTGGAGCAGCAGAAGCAGCTACAGGACCAGGAGCAGAAGCTGCTGGAACAGACCCAGGTGATCGGGGAGCAGAACGCTCGCCTCGCTGAGCTGGAGCACAAGCTCCGTGAACTGATGGACAGTAGTGCCGCTGCTTTGGGAGGACCCAGGCCGAGCACGGCTGTACCCTCCACATCCAGCAGCACTGCTGTGTCTTCCACTGTTGCCAGCACGTCTGGTACTGTGTTAGCGAGTGGCGGCTTAGCTGCAGCCTCTCTACCCAGAGAGCCAGAGGGCGAGGGAGCATCATCACTCAAACGCACCAGAAAGAGCTCGGATCTTCCACGACAGTCCAAACGGCTGCGCAGCAGGAAATAA